One part of the Desulfonema ishimotonii genome encodes these proteins:
- a CDS encoding 50S ribosomal protein L11 methyltransferase, with the protein MTSEPEKAATTALVKPTDAVILEKALALVEQTLESFTPGALKTRLSRAFGLQGKAAKAAIRQLINRGDLVYTDRHGRTVIEKSFCRAVRVSERVVLTPPGISFAPRPQDVVVRLSHGASFGTGHHPTTRMSVRGIDHILGSTGLAQTPDTALLDIGTGSGVLAVTALALGIGSGIGLDIDPCAVSEARSNAELNGFQHRLKIAATPLEKTEGPFTLIIANLRFPTLKQISPQMVRLAAPRSALVLSGIRAEELSPLKMLYTGLHFRPVWEETEKDWAAVALVHKGNTA; encoded by the coding sequence GTGACATCCGAACCGGAAAAAGCGGCGACAACAGCGCTGGTAAAACCGACTGACGCGGTTATTCTGGAAAAAGCCCTTGCATTGGTGGAACAGACCCTGGAAAGTTTCACACCGGGGGCTTTGAAAACCAGGCTCTCCCGCGCATTCGGGCTGCAGGGAAAAGCGGCCAAAGCCGCCATCCGTCAACTGATTAACCGGGGAGATCTGGTTTACACAGACCGGCATGGCCGGACCGTCATTGAGAAATCCTTTTGCCGCGCAGTCCGCGTCTCCGAACGTGTGGTTCTGACGCCACCCGGCATTTCCTTTGCCCCCCGTCCGCAGGATGTGGTGGTCCGCCTCAGCCACGGGGCTTCCTTCGGCACCGGCCACCATCCCACAACCCGCATGTCTGTCAGGGGCATAGATCATATTCTGGGCAGCACCGGTCTGGCACAGACGCCGGACACTGCATTGCTCGATATCGGAACCGGTTCGGGGGTTCTGGCAGTGACCGCCCTTGCCCTGGGGATCGGCAGCGGCATCGGACTGGATATTGACCCGTGCGCGGTCAGTGAGGCCCGGTCAAACGCCGAACTCAACGGCTTTCAGCACCGCCTGAAAATTGCGGCTACTCCGTTGGAAAAAACTGAGGGTCCGTTCACGCTGATCATTGCCAATCTGAGATTCCCCACCCTGAAGCAGATCTCCCCTCAGATGGTCCGGCTCGCCGCACCCCGGAGCGCGCTGGTTCTCTCCGGGATCAGGGCTGAGGAGTTATCCCCCCTTAAAATGCTGTATACCGGTCTGCACTTCAGGCCTGTGTGGGAGGAGACGGAAAAGGACTGGGCGGCGGTTGCCCTGGTTCACAAGGGAAACACCGCCTGA
- a CDS encoding UPF0236 family transposase-like protein → MVRSRLLREYGGRRNPLNIVAITDGAKNIRLRLREIFGFPVTLILDWYHLCKKVREHMSMISRNRDEKSAHMGFLIHHLWRGNTAEALNYMKSEIIPKNEKRLADLITYIEKHRHEIIDYELRKSVGKTTGSGRVEKACDQVVGFRQKKKGMSWGKVGSRALATLKIAELNGRWDALWKITDRSEAANNCLC, encoded by the coding sequence GTGGTCAGAAGCCGGCTTCTCAGGGAATACGGCGGAAGGCGGAACCCTCTGAATATCGTGGCGATAACTGACGGGGCAAAAAATATTCGCCTGAGGTTAAGAGAAATATTTGGTTTTCCGGTAACACTTATTTTGGATTGGTATCACCTTTGTAAAAAGGTAAGGGAGCATATGAGCATGATTTCCCGGAACAGGGACGAGAAATCTGCCCATATGGGATTTCTGATTCACCATCTGTGGCGGGGGAATACGGCAGAAGCTCTTAACTATATGAAATCAGAAATCATACCGAAAAATGAAAAGAGACTGGCCGACCTCATCACATATATTGAAAAGCACAGGCATGAGATCATTGATTACGAACTGAGAAAATCGGTCGGAAAGACAACAGGGAGCGGCAGAGTTGAAAAAGCCTGCGATCAGGTCGTCGGATTCCGGCAGAAAAAGAAAGGCATGAGCTGGGGAAAAGTCGGAAGCAGGGCTCTGGCAACCCTGAAAATTGCCGAACTGAACGGTCGGTGGGACGCTTTGTGGAAAATCACCGATCGCTCGGAAGCTGCAAATAACTGTCTGTGCTGA
- a CDS encoding VanZ family protein: MKNRPSSYSALRYTLFAYTVCVVLLITLMPFNFDFHIPRRIRFAWHGDLPDILSNIFLFIPLGFLYRLCFRQGRGRLCLQELMLGLLMSLAIEALQIFLPSRKPTVADVLTNGSGVWLGAQLDVLVMSRLNRDHLVKLFALELPLMALICFLTPLLWISAYTTHIYPNRLVLILLLGLFGSGIWHSIFVHRLRPEGHLSEKKMLFMAVAWFFISSTPALINVPWHVAVMGALMMAALVLQMGWQIRWPPNSADRRFEVATLKRYLPLYAAYLFLLMLWPPKPEIFVPVNNPVRCYNA; encoded by the coding sequence ATGAAAAACCGCCCCTCATCGTATTCGGCACTCCGGTATACATTGTTTGCGTATACGGTATGCGTGGTGCTGCTCATCACCCTCATGCCCTTTAATTTCGACTTTCACATTCCCCGGCGAATCCGGTTTGCCTGGCATGGCGACCTTCCGGATATCCTGAGCAATATCTTTTTGTTCATCCCGCTGGGGTTTTTGTACCGACTCTGTTTCAGACAGGGGCGGGGACGGCTTTGTCTGCAGGAGCTGATGCTGGGACTTCTCATGAGTCTGGCCATAGAGGCGCTTCAGATCTTTCTGCCCAGCCGAAAGCCGACAGTGGCGGATGTGCTGACCAACGGATCAGGAGTATGGCTGGGAGCACAGTTGGATGTCCTCGTCATGTCACGGCTTAACAGGGATCATCTGGTGAAGCTTTTCGCTTTGGAATTGCCCCTCATGGCCCTGATCTGCTTTCTGACGCCACTCCTCTGGATCAGTGCCTATACGACACATATCTATCCCAACCGGCTGGTTCTGATTCTGCTGCTGGGACTCTTCGGGAGTGGCATATGGCATTCGATCTTCGTCCACCGCCTTCGTCCCGAGGGCCATTTATCCGAAAAGAAAATGTTGTTCATGGCGGTTGCCTGGTTTTTCATCTCATCGACCCCCGCCCTGATCAACGTCCCGTGGCATGTGGCTGTCATGGGCGCGTTGATGATGGCCGCGCTTGTCCTTCAGATGGGCTGGCAGATACGGTGGCCGCCAAACTCTGCGGACCGGCGGTTCGAGGTGGCCACGCTGAAAAGATATCTGCCCCTGTACGCAGCCTATCTTTTCCTGCTGATGCTGTGGCCCCCGAAACCGGAAATTTTTGTACCTGTAAATAATCCTGTGAGATGCTATAATGCCTGA
- a CDS encoding cytochrome c3 family protein encodes MKKSSVLVATLAGIAMLFLSAPLYAGTNFEDVIKLNETSYKHTKGIIEFSHAKHVDEYKNGCGECHHNDKGEPLSDLKKGDDVKRCVECHSKPGEIKGKEAKGLSKEEKRQYHANALHDNCRNCHKAYNKKNNTKAAPTSCTKCHPKKKK; translated from the coding sequence ATGAAAAAGTCATCAGTACTGGTCGCAACACTCGCAGGGATTGCCATGCTCTTCCTCTCCGCTCCGCTTTACGCAGGGACCAACTTTGAAGACGTGATCAAGCTGAATGAGACGTCTTACAAACACACCAAAGGGATCATCGAGTTCAGTCACGCCAAACACGTTGATGAATACAAAAACGGGTGCGGTGAATGTCATCACAATGACAAGGGGGAACCGCTGAGCGATCTGAAAAAAGGCGATGATGTCAAACGCTGCGTCGAATGTCACAGCAAACCGGGTGAGATCAAGGGCAAAGAGGCCAAAGGCCTTTCCAAAGAGGAAAAACGCCAGTATCACGCCAATGCCCTTCATGACAATTGCAGGAACTGTCACAAAGCTTACAACAAAAAGAACAATACCAAGGCCGCACCCACAAGCTGCACCAAGTGTCATCCCAAGAAGAAAAAATAA
- a CDS encoding cobyrinate a,c-diamide synthase has translation MSHTSSHQNLFDFPRIFIAGLRGGTGKTTLSIGIIAAWRKLGRSVAPYKKGPDYIDAGWLTLAAGRPCYNLDTFLVEKESVRHSFLSHTRPGDIAVIEGNRGLYDGIDVEGATSSAEVAKLLDTPVILCMDCTKATRTIAAILNGCVAFDPDVHISGVILNRIAGPRHEKILRENIEYHCGIPVVGAVPKLGEQTQNFPERHMGLVPTPEHVLAKNSIDMAADVAARYIDLDALNTIALGAAVKRDVSPCRCPSACELTSDPPCTSASAPNGKPRIGIIRDSAFQFYYPDNIEALIAHGAEPVFISAFEDAGLPEIDALYIGGGFPETHAGKLGTNTRFMEQLRSLAEGGLPVYAECGGLMYLGKSLIIDGKTYPMSGVLPIVFGLAHKPQGLGYTVVSVERENPYFEVGTEVRGHEFRYSQVLEWGGTERDMIFSMKRGTGFLNKRDGICHKNVFATYTHIHALGVPSWAKAMVANAAVYRQKNKGSDKK, from the coding sequence TTGTCACACACTTCAAGTCATCAGAATCTGTTTGATTTTCCCAGGATTTTTATCGCAGGCCTGCGGGGGGGCACGGGAAAAACAACCCTTTCCATCGGGATTATTGCGGCTTGGAGAAAGCTGGGCAGATCAGTTGCACCCTACAAAAAAGGTCCTGACTATATTGATGCGGGCTGGCTTACCCTGGCGGCAGGCCGGCCCTGCTACAATCTGGACACCTTTCTGGTGGAAAAGGAATCTGTCCGTCACTCCTTCCTCTCCCATACCCGGCCGGGTGATATCGCTGTCATCGAAGGCAACCGGGGGCTGTATGACGGTATTGATGTTGAGGGCGCGACCAGCTCCGCAGAGGTCGCCAAATTGCTGGATACCCCGGTCATCCTGTGCATGGATTGCACAAAGGCAACCCGGACCATTGCCGCGATTCTCAACGGATGTGTCGCCTTTGACCCGGATGTGCATATCAGCGGGGTGATTCTGAACCGCATCGCCGGCCCCCGCCACGAAAAGATCCTTCGTGAGAATATCGAATACCACTGCGGCATTCCCGTTGTCGGCGCTGTTCCCAAACTGGGAGAGCAGACGCAGAACTTTCCCGAACGGCATATGGGCCTTGTCCCCACGCCGGAACATGTCCTGGCGAAGAATTCAATTGATATGGCTGCTGACGTTGCCGCCCGCTACATTGATCTGGATGCGCTGAATACCATTGCGCTGGGTGCCGCCGTGAAGCGCGACGTCTCACCCTGCCGGTGTCCGTCCGCCTGTGAACTCACCTCTGATCCCCCTTGCACATCCGCCTCAGCTCCAAACGGAAAACCGAGGATCGGGATTATCAGAGATTCCGCATTTCAGTTCTACTATCCTGACAATATCGAAGCCCTGATCGCCCACGGCGCGGAGCCTGTCTTTATCAGCGCCTTTGAAGACGCCGGTCTGCCTGAAATTGATGCCCTCTACATTGGCGGCGGGTTTCCCGAAACCCATGCCGGAAAACTGGGAACGAACACCCGGTTTATGGAACAGCTCCGGTCGCTGGCGGAAGGCGGCTTGCCGGTTTATGCCGAATGCGGCGGCCTGATGTATCTGGGCAAATCCCTGATCATTGACGGCAAGACGTATCCCATGTCCGGGGTGCTGCCCATTGTGTTCGGCCTTGCCCACAAGCCCCAGGGGCTGGGCTACACCGTTGTCTCCGTGGAGCGGGAAAATCCCTATTTTGAAGTGGGAACCGAGGTCCGGGGGCATGAGTTCCGGTATTCCCAGGTGTTGGAATGGGGCGGGACAGAGCGCGATATGATTTTCAGCATGAAGCGGGGGACCGGATTTCTGAATAAAAGAGACGGCATCTGCCATAAAAACGTCTTTGCCACCTACACCCACATCCATGCGCTGGGCGTTCCGTCATGGGCAAAGGCGATGGTCGCCAACGCAGCCGTCTACCGGCAGAAGAACAAGGGCTCCGACAAAAAATAA
- a CDS encoding dissimilatory sulfite reductase D family protein, which produces MEYEEAKAKIVEALTKKLKSKSKFYFNDLSKILELKPREAKKIVNKLVEEGVLEYWSSGSTTMYGMPGTGKQASAEHED; this is translated from the coding sequence ATGGAATACGAAGAGGCAAAAGCCAAAATCGTAGAAGCGCTGACCAAAAAACTCAAATCAAAAAGCAAGTTCTACTTTAACGATCTGTCCAAGATTCTGGAGCTGAAGCCCAGGGAAGCCAAGAAAATCGTTAACAAACTGGTTGAAGAGGGTGTGCTGGAATACTGGTCAAGCGGAAGCACCACCATGTACGGAATGCCGGGAACCGGCAAACAGGCGTCTGCCGAGCACGAAGATTAA
- the dsrB gene encoding dissimilatory-type sulfite reductase subunit beta, with protein sequence MAFISSGYNPDKPMEDRITDIGPKKFDQFYPPVIAKNKGKWLYHEILEPGVLVHVAEGGDEVYTVRCGGARLMSTGLIREICEIADKHCEGHVRFTTRNNIEFMVDDKSKLDPLKKDLEGRKFAGGSFKFPVGGTGAGITNIVHTQGWIHCHTPATDASGTVKATMDEVFGDFQNMRLPAPLRISMACCLNMCGAVHCSDIAILGYHRKPPMLDHEYLDKLCEIPLAIAACPTGAIKPSKVEVNGEQMKSVAVNNDRCMFCGNCYTMCPSLPLADKEGDGIVLMAGGKVSNRISMPKFSKVVVAFLPNETPRWPTMTDTIKKMIEAYSSDANKYERLGEWAERIGWERFFEKCELPFTHHLIDDFRDPAYYTWRQSTQFKF encoded by the coding sequence ATGGCATTTATTTCTTCAGGTTACAATCCGGATAAGCCGATGGAAGACAGGATCACCGACATCGGTCCGAAAAAATTTGATCAGTTCTATCCTCCGGTCATCGCAAAAAACAAGGGCAAATGGCTGTATCACGAAATTCTGGAGCCCGGCGTTCTGGTCCATGTGGCCGAGGGTGGGGATGAAGTCTACACCGTTCGCTGCGGTGGCGCCCGTCTGATGAGTACCGGCCTGATCCGTGAGATCTGTGAGATCGCAGATAAACATTGTGAGGGTCATGTCCGTTTCACCACCCGTAACAACATCGAGTTCATGGTGGACGACAAGTCCAAACTGGACCCGCTGAAAAAAGACCTCGAAGGCCGCAAGTTTGCAGGCGGCAGCTTCAAGTTCCCCGTCGGCGGAACCGGTGCGGGCATCACCAATATCGTCCACACCCAGGGCTGGATTCACTGCCATACCCCGGCCACTGACGCCTCCGGTACCGTTAAGGCGACAATGGACGAGGTCTTCGGCGACTTCCAGAACATGAGACTCCCTGCCCCGCTGCGGATCTCCATGGCCTGCTGTCTGAACATGTGCGGCGCGGTTCACTGCTCCGATATCGCCATCCTGGGCTATCACCGCAAACCGCCCATGCTGGACCACGAATATCTGGACAAGCTGTGTGAAATTCCGCTGGCCATTGCCGCCTGTCCGACCGGCGCGATCAAGCCCTCAAAGGTTGAGGTCAATGGCGAGCAGATGAAGAGTGTGGCCGTGAACAATGATCGCTGCATGTTCTGCGGTAACTGCTACACCATGTGTCCGTCCCTGCCGCTGGCAGACAAAGAGGGTGACGGTATCGTTCTGATGGCCGGTGGCAAGGTCTCCAACCGGATCAGCATGCCCAAGTTCTCCAAGGTGGTTGTGGCCTTCCTCCCCAACGAGACACCCCGCTGGCCCACCATGACAGACACCATCAAAAAGATGATCGAAGCCTATTCCAGCGACGCCAACAAGTACGAACGTCTTGGCGAATGGGCAGAGCGTATCGGATGGGAGAGATTTTTTGAGAAATGTGAACTGCCGTTCACACACCATCTCATTGATGATTTCCGCGATCCCGCATACTACACATGGCGTCAGTCTACTCAGTTTAAGTTCTAA
- the dsrA gene encoding dissimilatory-type sulfite reductase subunit alpha — MKHETPLLDQLESGPWPSFVSDMKAQAEVRANNAENIEFQIPQDAVEDLLGVLELSYEDGTTHWKHGGIVGVFGYGGGVIGRYCDQPDSFPGVAHFHTMRVNQPAGKFYTSEYLRDLCDLWDLRGSGVTNMHGSTGDIILLGTTTPQLEEIFYELTHKFDQDLGGSGSNLRTPADCIGQARCEYACYDTQALCHELTVEYQDELHRPAFPYKFKFKFDGCPNCCVASIARSDLSFVGTWKDDIKVDQEAVASYVGGEFPPNAGAHAGRDWGAFDIQKEVVALCPSQCMKYEDGKLEINNRECVRCMHCINVMPRALRIGDERGLSMLAGAKAPILDGAQMGSLLVPFIKVEEPYDEIKEVIENVWDWWMEEGKNRERLGELIKRQGFQKLLEATNIEPMAQHVQEPRSNPYIFWKEDEVEGGWDRDINEFRKHHQR; from the coding sequence ATGAAGCATGAGACCCCTTTGTTAGATCAGCTTGAGTCTGGACCGTGGCCGAGTTTCGTGTCAGACATGAAAGCACAGGCTGAGGTGAGGGCCAACAACGCGGAAAACATAGAATTCCAGATTCCCCAGGATGCGGTTGAAGACCTTCTGGGCGTTCTCGAACTCTCCTATGAAGACGGAACGACCCACTGGAAACATGGCGGCATCGTCGGCGTATTCGGTTACGGCGGCGGCGTTATCGGCAGATACTGCGATCAGCCTGACAGTTTTCCGGGCGTTGCCCACTTCCACACCATGCGCGTCAACCAGCCTGCGGGCAAGTTCTACACCTCGGAATATCTGAGAGATCTCTGTGATCTGTGGGATTTACGGGGCAGCGGTGTCACCAACATGCACGGTTCCACCGGCGACATCATTCTGCTGGGTACCACCACGCCGCAGCTGGAAGAGATTTTCTACGAACTGACCCATAAGTTTGATCAGGATCTGGGCGGCTCCGGCTCCAACCTGCGGACACCTGCGGACTGTATCGGTCAGGCCCGGTGTGAATACGCATGTTATGACACACAGGCCCTCTGCCACGAGCTGACTGTGGAATATCAGGATGAACTCCACCGTCCTGCCTTTCCGTACAAGTTCAAATTCAAATTTGACGGATGCCCCAACTGCTGTGTTGCCTCCATCGCACGTTCAGATCTGTCCTTCGTCGGTACCTGGAAGGATGACATCAAGGTCGATCAGGAAGCGGTTGCCAGTTATGTCGGCGGTGAATTTCCGCCCAATGCCGGTGCCCATGCCGGACGTGACTGGGGTGCATTTGACATCCAGAAAGAGGTCGTCGCCCTCTGCCCCAGCCAGTGCATGAAGTACGAAGACGGCAAACTCGAAATCAACAACAGAGAGTGTGTCCGGTGTATGCACTGCATCAATGTTATGCCGAGAGCGCTGAGAATCGGTGATGAGCGAGGTCTCTCCATGCTGGCCGGTGCCAAGGCCCCGATCCTCGACGGCGCACAGATGGGCTCCCTCCTGGTTCCGTTCATCAAGGTTGAAGAGCCTTATGACGAGATCAAAGAGGTGATCGAGAATGTATGGGATTGGTGGATGGAAGAGGGCAAAAACCGTGAGCGTCTGGGCGAACTGATCAAACGCCAGGGATTTCAGAAACTGCTTGAGGCCACCAACATCGAGCCGATGGCCCAGCATGTTCAGGAACCCCGTTCCAACCCCTACATCTTCTGGAAAGAAGACGAAGTTGAAGGCGGATGGGATCGCGACATTAACGAATTCAGAAAACACCACCAGAGATAA
- a CDS encoding tetratricopeptide repeat protein, whose amino-acid sequence MEKAKNAEEYIAMQRAAIASNPDCGTSHFNLAVGLIGQQKYDEAEKSLFAAIECSPGMAEAYVQLGGLALRRGDMDSCLEYNKKAVKAKPGFSEGHGNIGFVHLQRGEVDEAIQALERATFFNFRFVQAFATLGNAYLMKGDAGKSIENSLKAIKLSPEFAVAHNNLAIAYLETGEYGNAVRHCDLALQYGYEVAPEILKEIDAHR is encoded by the coding sequence ATGGAAAAGGCAAAGAACGCGGAAGAATATATTGCAATGCAGCGGGCAGCAATTGCGTCCAATCCCGATTGCGGTACCAGCCACTTCAATCTGGCAGTGGGGCTGATCGGTCAGCAGAAATATGACGAAGCGGAAAAATCCCTTTTTGCAGCCATCGAATGCAGTCCCGGCATGGCCGAAGCCTATGTGCAGCTGGGCGGGCTTGCCCTCCGGCGGGGGGATATGGACAGCTGTCTGGAATACAATAAAAAGGCGGTCAAAGCCAAGCCGGGGTTTTCCGAGGGCCACGGCAACATCGGGTTTGTCCACCTCCAGCGGGGTGAGGTGGATGAGGCGATTCAGGCGCTGGAACGGGCCACCTTTTTCAATTTCAGGTTTGTCCAGGCCTTTGCCACGCTGGGCAATGCCTATCTGATGAAGGGGGATGCCGGAAAGAGTATCGAAAACAGCCTGAAGGCCATTAAGCTGTCCCCTGAGTTTGCTGTCGCGCACAACAATCTGGCCATCGCATATCTGGAAACCGGCGAATACGGCAATGCGGTCCGGCACTGTGATCTGGCCCTGCAATACGGATATGAGGTGGCACCTGAAATCCTGAAAGAGATTGATGCGCACCGTTAG
- the dapA gene encoding 4-hydroxy-tetrahydrodipicolinate synthase, whose protein sequence is MLKGAFTALITPFKGNEVDYAGLSELVTFQISNGISGILAVGTTGESPVLTWQEHNAVIEHVAGQCGNTCLCIAGTGSNNTREALEGTKHAAETGADAVLLVDPYYNGPSSLEIRREYVEPVARAFPDIQIIPYIIPGRTGAQMLPEDLAILSRNCKNVATVKEATGSLENMKRTRECCGPEFTILSGDDGLTYEVMTAPEIRAGGVISVVSNVAPKAVAEMVRAVAEGRIAEGEAISRALDPLFNLVVVKTQEKTPYGDVVCRARNPLAIKALMQVLGMPSGPCRPPLGRLTRNAMNIVLEAGRKVWKENPEILSPLQDAFGTDIGKCLNDPDNWRSLCYTEY, encoded by the coding sequence ATGCTTAAAGGAGCTTTTACGGCGCTTATCACGCCATTCAAGGGGAATGAAGTTGACTATGCGGGGTTATCCGAACTCGTAACATTCCAGATCAGTAACGGAATCAGCGGCATTCTGGCGGTCGGAACGACCGGGGAAAGCCCTGTTTTAACCTGGCAGGAGCATAACGCGGTTATTGAACACGTCGCCGGACAGTGCGGGAATACCTGTCTGTGCATTGCCGGAACCGGGAGCAACAATACCCGTGAGGCACTTGAAGGCACAAAACATGCTGCGGAGACGGGCGCAGATGCGGTTCTGCTGGTTGATCCGTATTACAACGGCCCCAGCTCCCTTGAGATCAGGCGGGAATATGTCGAACCGGTCGCCAGGGCGTTTCCGGATATCCAGATCATCCCCTACATTATCCCCGGCAGAACCGGCGCCCAGATGCTTCCCGAAGACCTCGCCATTCTGAGCCGAAACTGTAAAAATGTCGCAACGGTAAAAGAGGCGACGGGCAGTCTTGAAAACATGAAACGCACCCGGGAGTGCTGCGGTCCGGAGTTTACCATCCTGTCAGGAGACGACGGGCTGACGTATGAGGTGATGACAGCGCCTGAAATCCGGGCAGGGGGTGTCATCTCCGTGGTCTCCAATGTCGCCCCGAAAGCGGTTGCGGAAATGGTCCGGGCGGTTGCGGAGGGCCGGATAGCGGAGGGTGAAGCCATCAGCAGGGCCCTTGATCCGCTCTTCAATCTGGTGGTGGTCAAAACACAGGAGAAAACACCCTACGGCGATGTGGTCTGCCGGGCCAGAAACCCACTGGCCATCAAGGCGCTGATGCAGGTTCTGGGGATGCCGTCCGGTCCGTGCAGGCCCCCGCTGGGCAGGCTGACCCGGAACGCCATGAACATCGTCCTGGAAGCAGGCCGGAAGGTATGGAAGGAAAATCCCGAAATATTATCGCCGCTTCAGGATGCCTTTGGCACCGACATCGGAAAATGCCTGAATGATCCTGACAACTGGCGTTCCCTCTGCTATACAGAGTACTGA
- a CDS encoding YkgJ family cysteine cluster protein, which translates to MNQTEKMANIQPVRLGLDSTFTFRCHKGVSCFTKCCRGINIVLTPYDIIRLKNRLQLSSDEFLAIYTKPQLFQDTDLPLVTLRLLDDEQESCPFVRDAEGCIIYEDRPTNCRYYPLGVASLAHKEGADDEGFYFFVNEPHCKGFEEEKDWTVREWRRDQGVDIHDEINSGWTDLIVRKRSFPANIKLTEKSKHLFFMVSYNIDKFKQFVFESSFLKRYDIAADVVEKIKTDEIELLKFGLDWLRDTLFDYRNFEVDPEKQTVSVRQKG; encoded by the coding sequence ATGAATCAGACAGAGAAAATGGCGAATATCCAGCCGGTCAGGCTGGGGCTGGACAGTACGTTTACCTTCAGGTGCCACAAAGGCGTATCCTGTTTTACCAAGTGCTGCCGGGGGATCAATATTGTACTGACGCCCTATGATATTATCCGCCTTAAAAATCGCCTTCAGCTTTCATCAGACGAGTTTCTGGCCATATACACCAAGCCTCAGCTGTTCCAGGATACGGACCTGCCGCTTGTGACGCTTCGCCTTCTGGACGATGAACAGGAATCCTGTCCTTTTGTCCGGGATGCCGAAGGCTGTATTATCTATGAGGACCGGCCCACAAACTGCCGGTATTATCCCCTGGGCGTGGCCTCGCTGGCGCACAAGGAAGGGGCGGATGACGAAGGGTTTTATTTCTTTGTCAATGAGCCGCACTGCAAGGGGTTTGAGGAGGAGAAGGATTGGACGGTACGGGAGTGGCGCAGGGATCAGGGGGTTGATATCCATGATGAGATCAATTCGGGGTGGACCGACCTCATCGTGAGAAAACGATCTTTCCCGGCCAATATCAAACTGACGGAAAAGAGCAAGCATCTCTTTTTTATGGTCAGCTATAATATTGATAAATTCAAACAGTTTGTCTTTGAAAGCAGTTTTCTGAAACGGTATGACATCGCTGCGGATGTTGTGGAAAAAATAAAAACCGATGAGATCGAGCTGCTGAAGTTCGGTCTGGACTGGCTTCGGGATACCCTGTTTGACTACAGAAACTTTGAGGTGGACCCGGAAAAACAGACGGTTTCCGTCAGACAGAAGGGCTGA